A genomic stretch from Nodosilinea sp. PGN35 includes:
- a CDS encoding extracellular solute-binding protein, with product MLMNRRSFLAGAGGVALTTLLAGCQRASSGDLRLAMLANSVPAQLLRAFEQLPDRGGGLSISPQDSLVELYSLLQRWHSQPEGATPPPLADWVSLADYWLAPAIRQGLLQPLDVTALTAWGDLAAVWPDLVRRTAEGIPDGAGSLWAVPYRWSHLVLLYDSTRLPRSAAQLTTWADLLRPELARRVVLPDHPRLVLGLAQKALGAAANGADPAAVAGLADFLDRLQRQVRVYDSSRYLETLIVGDATAVVAWADDVLPMLRQYRQLAVAVPPEGTVLSAQLWVRPEASPAPSPAAMDWLNFCLGADFATQLAIFGQTLSPLLWGESPQQWPEPLRSPPQIGLDRAIAARSEFLLPLTAEAENRYGQLWQTLRA from the coding sequence ATGCTCATGAATCGTCGCAGCTTTTTAGCGGGTGCCGGTGGGGTGGCCCTGACGACTCTGCTGGCCGGGTGCCAGCGCGCTTCATCGGGTGACCTGCGGCTGGCGATGCTGGCCAACTCGGTGCCGGCCCAGCTGCTCAGAGCCTTCGAACAGTTGCCAGACCGGGGCGGCGGGCTATCCATTAGCCCCCAAGACTCTCTGGTGGAGTTGTACAGCCTGCTGCAGCGCTGGCACAGCCAGCCCGAGGGGGCAACGCCACCGCCCCTGGCCGACTGGGTTAGCCTGGCCGACTATTGGCTGGCCCCCGCCATTCGCCAGGGGCTGTTGCAGCCGCTGGATGTAACAGCGCTGACCGCCTGGGGCGATCTGGCAGCGGTGTGGCCCGATCTGGTGCGCCGCACTGCTGAGGGCATCCCCGATGGGGCCGGCAGCCTGTGGGCCGTACCCTACCGCTGGAGCCACCTGGTGCTGCTCTACGACTCTACCCGCCTGCCCCGCAGCGCTGCTCAGCTCACGACCTGGGCCGATCTGCTGCGGCCCGAGCTAGCCCGGCGGGTGGTGCTACCCGACCATCCTCGCCTGGTGTTGGGCCTGGCTCAAAAGGCGTTGGGGGCTGCGGCCAACGGGGCAGATCCGGCGGCGGTGGCGGGTCTGGCAGATTTTTTAGACCGTTTGCAGCGGCAGGTGCGGGTCTACGACTCCAGCCGCTACCTCGAAACCCTGATCGTTGGCGATGCCACCGCCGTGGTGGCCTGGGCCGACGATGTGCTGCCCATGCTGCGCCAGTATCGGCAGCTAGCCGTAGCCGTTCCCCCCGAGGGGACGGTGCTCAGCGCCCAGCTGTGGGTGCGACCTGAGGCTAGCCCAGCGCCCTCCCCTGCCGCTATGGACTGGCTCAACTTTTGCCTGGGGGCCGACTTTGCCACCCAGCTGGCTATCTTTGGCCAAACTCTGTCGCCCCTGCTCTGGGGCGAGAGCCCGCAGCAGTGGCCCGAACCGCTGCGATCGCCGCCGCAGATCGGGCTCGATCGGGCGATCGCAGCCCGGAGTGAATTTCTGCTGCCCCTCACCGCCGAGGCCGAAAATCGCTACGGCCAGCTATGGCAAACCCTGCGCGCCTAG